The Nothobranchius furzeri strain GRZ-AD chromosome 6, NfurGRZ-RIMD1, whole genome shotgun sequence genome includes a region encoding these proteins:
- the pla2g3 gene encoding group 3 secretory phospholipase A2 isoform X1, translating to MTHAALFLPLILTLSSFLGFSTAQASAICPWTKVMPDNNLYYNFVRMDNGQSHPSTRLYHSFWSGSEQHLLLSCSWTEDVEVIRSYLSVCRQRPQDFSGPPKENLENLLLGADQCVPLTSGMLESRGRRDRRSVGGPGQEERSEVAKHPRVKRGFIVPGTLWCGSGNKAPSYTDLGVFSNTDSCCREHDQCKHTILSFQSGFGVFNSNIFTMSHCDCDKTFRSCLREANDRISEVVEYTFFNLLKMHCFTLSNRLQCAERNWFGMCKKSQMALYADVHPPELSEAPQPKACLNTSCININATIPAELLESSLTDPELHRMSTTASTPAAPASSGGSPSITAAAHRPDSTALVRPKGSAPEGKDELMVVPIKHQTDMSRYKNISEEQMSCGVYKDLDECRSKIPPQQRRHGLQNSEDRTLYHCNCTTRLFQTLAQQKQLTKVQTFLLGHVSLSCFLLPNCPTGNTSCTAMVVKAELPGLNQRPAEVEEQRHLQAVRLKVSKTNMRAKRKDRPVRLYKLCQRMTRTKHTQKVTTRG from the exons ATGACGCACGCTGCTCTTTTTCTTCCTCTAATTCTAACTTTATCATCATTCCTGGGCTTCTCCACCGCGCAAGCCTCCGCCATCTGCCCCTGGACCAAAGTTATGCCCGACAACAATCTGTACTACAATTTTGTGAGGATGGACAATGGACAGAGTCATCCCTCCACGCGCCTGTACCACAGCTTCTGGTCCGGGTCCGAGCAGCACCTGCTACTCAGCTGCAGCTGGACCGAGGACGTGGAGGTGATCCGGAGCTACCTGTCCGTGTGCCGGCAGCGCCCACAGGACTTTTCCGGTCCGCCAAAGGAAAATCTGGAGAATCTCCTTTTGGGGGCTGATCAATGCGTTCCTTTGACGTCTGGGATGCTGGAGAGCAGAGGGAGGAGAGACAGGAGGAGCGTTGGAGGTCCAGGACAAGAAGAAAGGTCAGAGGTCGCAAAGCATCCGCGTGTGAAGCGCGGCTTCATTGTTCCGGGGACTCTATGGTGCGGTTCTGGCAACAAGGCGCCTTCATACACAGATCTGG GAGTCTTCTCCAACACGGACAGCTGCTGCCGGGAGCACGACCAGTGCAAACACACCATCTTGTCCTTTCAGTCTGGCTTTGGTGTCTTCAACAGCAACATCTTCACCATGTCCCACTGCGACTGCGATAAAAC GTTTCGCAGCTGTCTGAGGGAGGCAAACGACAGGATATCAGAAGTGGTGGAATACACCTTCTTCAACCTGCTGAAGATGCACTGCTTCACACTCTCCAACAGGCTCCAGTGTGCAGAGAGAAATTGGTTTGGGAT GTGTAAAAAAAGTCAAATGGCGTTGTACGCTGATGTCCACCCACCAGAGCTGTCTGAAGCTCCCCAGCCAAAGGCCTGCTTGAACACTTCATGCATCAACATTAACGCGACAATACCTGCAGAACTCTTGGAGAGCAGCTTGACAGATCCAGAGCTCCACAGAATGTCCACCACAGCTTCAACTCCTGCTGCCCCTGCCTCTTCGGGCGGCTCCCCCTCCATCACTGCTGCTGCCCATCGTCCAGATTCCACTGCACTGGTGAGACCTAAAGGATCCGCGCCGGAGGGGAAAGATGAGCTGATGGTGGTACCCATCAAACACCAGACTGACATGAGTCGGTACAAAAACATCTCAG AGGAACAGATGTCCTGTGGTGTGTATAAAGATCTTGATGAATGCAGGAGTAAGATCCCGCCCCAGCAGAGGAGACATGGCCTCCAGAACTCGGAAGATAGGACACTGTACCACTGCAACTGCACCACCAG ATTGTTCCAGACTCTGGCTCAACAGAAGCAGCTGACAAAAGTGCAGACTTTTCTACTAGGACACGTGTCTCTGTCCTGCTTCCTGCTGCCGAACTGCCCAACAGGCAACAC CAGCTGCACAGCAATGGTTGTGAAAGCTGAGCTTCCTGGGCTGAACCAGAGGCCTgcagaggtggaggagcagcgcCATCTACAGGCGGTGAGGCTGAAGGTCAGCAAGACAAACATGAGAGCAAAGAGGAAAGACAGACCTGTTAGACTCTACAAGCTGTGTCAAAGGATGACTCgaaccaaacacacacagaagGTCACGACTCGAGGATAA
- the pla2g3 gene encoding group 3 secretory phospholipase A2 isoform X2 yields MTHAALFLPLILTLSSFLGFSTAQASAICPWTKVMPDNNLYYNFVRMDNGQSHPSTRLYHSFWSGSEQHLLLSCSWTEDVEVIRSYLSVCRQRPQDFSGPPKENLENLLLGADQCVPLTSGMLESRGRRDRRSVGGPGQEERSEVAKHPRVKRGFIVPGTLWCGSGNKAPSYTDLGVFSNTDSCCREHDQCKHTILSFQSGFGVFNSNIFTMSHCDCDKTFRSCLREANDRISEVVEYTFFNLLKMHCFTLSNRLQCAERNWFGMCKKSQMALYADVHPPELSEAPQPKACLNTSCININATIPAELLESSLTDPELHRMSTTASTPAAPASSGGSPSITAAAHRPDSTALVRPKGSAPEGKDELMVVPIKHQTDMSRYKNISEEQMSCGVYKDLDECRSKIPPQQRRHGLQNSEDRTLYHCNCTTRLFQTLAQQKQLTKVQTFLLGHVSLSCFLLPNCPTGNTCTAMVVKAELPGLNQRPAEVEEQRHLQAVRLKVSKTNMRAKRKDRPVRLYKLCQRMTRTKHTQKVTTRG; encoded by the exons ATGACGCACGCTGCTCTTTTTCTTCCTCTAATTCTAACTTTATCATCATTCCTGGGCTTCTCCACCGCGCAAGCCTCCGCCATCTGCCCCTGGACCAAAGTTATGCCCGACAACAATCTGTACTACAATTTTGTGAGGATGGACAATGGACAGAGTCATCCCTCCACGCGCCTGTACCACAGCTTCTGGTCCGGGTCCGAGCAGCACCTGCTACTCAGCTGCAGCTGGACCGAGGACGTGGAGGTGATCCGGAGCTACCTGTCCGTGTGCCGGCAGCGCCCACAGGACTTTTCCGGTCCGCCAAAGGAAAATCTGGAGAATCTCCTTTTGGGGGCTGATCAATGCGTTCCTTTGACGTCTGGGATGCTGGAGAGCAGAGGGAGGAGAGACAGGAGGAGCGTTGGAGGTCCAGGACAAGAAGAAAGGTCAGAGGTCGCAAAGCATCCGCGTGTGAAGCGCGGCTTCATTGTTCCGGGGACTCTATGGTGCGGTTCTGGCAACAAGGCGCCTTCATACACAGATCTGG GAGTCTTCTCCAACACGGACAGCTGCTGCCGGGAGCACGACCAGTGCAAACACACCATCTTGTCCTTTCAGTCTGGCTTTGGTGTCTTCAACAGCAACATCTTCACCATGTCCCACTGCGACTGCGATAAAAC GTTTCGCAGCTGTCTGAGGGAGGCAAACGACAGGATATCAGAAGTGGTGGAATACACCTTCTTCAACCTGCTGAAGATGCACTGCTTCACACTCTCCAACAGGCTCCAGTGTGCAGAGAGAAATTGGTTTGGGAT GTGTAAAAAAAGTCAAATGGCGTTGTACGCTGATGTCCACCCACCAGAGCTGTCTGAAGCTCCCCAGCCAAAGGCCTGCTTGAACACTTCATGCATCAACATTAACGCGACAATACCTGCAGAACTCTTGGAGAGCAGCTTGACAGATCCAGAGCTCCACAGAATGTCCACCACAGCTTCAACTCCTGCTGCCCCTGCCTCTTCGGGCGGCTCCCCCTCCATCACTGCTGCTGCCCATCGTCCAGATTCCACTGCACTGGTGAGACCTAAAGGATCCGCGCCGGAGGGGAAAGATGAGCTGATGGTGGTACCCATCAAACACCAGACTGACATGAGTCGGTACAAAAACATCTCAG AGGAACAGATGTCCTGTGGTGTGTATAAAGATCTTGATGAATGCAGGAGTAAGATCCCGCCCCAGCAGAGGAGACATGGCCTCCAGAACTCGGAAGATAGGACACTGTACCACTGCAACTGCACCACCAG ATTGTTCCAGACTCTGGCTCAACAGAAGCAGCTGACAAAAGTGCAGACTTTTCTACTAGGACACGTGTCTCTGTCCTGCTTCCTGCTGCCGAACTGCCCAACAGGCAACAC CTGCACAGCAATGGTTGTGAAAGCTGAGCTTCCTGGGCTGAACCAGAGGCCTgcagaggtggaggagcagcgcCATCTACAGGCGGTGAGGCTGAAGGTCAGCAAGACAAACATGAGAGCAAAGAGGAAAGACAGACCTGTTAGACTCTACAAGCTGTGTCAAAGGATGACTCgaaccaaacacacacagaagGTCACGACTCGAGGATAA